The following are encoded together in the Acidobacteriota bacterium genome:
- the bamA gene encoding outer membrane protein assembly factor BamA, with protein sequence MRSGLRTGTLTLLCLVLLASAASPLLAQVGTLIEKVEIRGNHRIPQDTIFYYIMTRSGDVFDQDKILIDFKALHKTNLFKNIKVDVSDGETGRIVTFIVEEKPIIRSIAYEGVKSFKQSDILDKFSEEKLGLTVDSPYEPTKIKKAENIIQNLLVLNGRPLGTVTTAVEEIPPNSVKIVFQVAEGEKVRIGKIRFTGNTVFDNGDLKDALKLSKERGLISMFKGTDKYHKDKLLYDLEENVKSLYQEHGYLDMKYGQPEVEIVEGPRGFLPLLRKTKKQFYITVPIDEGAQYRVNSLEFEGNTLFTDEQLLPLIGLRKGDVANYKAIKEGMDTIKKIHGMQGYIDFDIQPKLKTDQPNRLADVTFTVEQGKQYRVNKIEFFGNTRTRDKVLRREFVLVEQETFSQTLLDISIQRLNQLGLFEKLEEKDYEIKRNPQEATVDINLTVSEKGQQSIGLTGGISGYQGTFVGINYSTNNFLGYGDKLMFDAIFGTRIVNFSFAFTDPYFLDTNSLFGFSVYNRRYRYDVNDYTYYYQTSDAVQLYVRKTTGFSLTFGRQLWRFWRYYISYELENISFPPDEINEDYYYLVEAQLFGINPGLPIDEALAGLIRSQVSLRLSQNTTDDFFFPTRGRELDLGVAFSGGPLQGDFNVIRPYVDMKFFFRDPFLFKGRNVFGFHGRAQFVAPFGDTQAVPFFERYFMGGDQDLRGFDIRGVSPYAVVSTIAKDNEGNPLIDFETGLPRRTDQVLPIGGDIAFMGQAEYRIPIAGPVSIALFADAGLSTVTQYDKLGFSESTNVYLISSTNGKWRASTGAELQFMLPMVNAPFRLIFAYNPLRLTEIFRTKDQQYSYNEPETNIQFTIGKSF encoded by the coding sequence ATGAGGTCCGGACTGAGAACAGGTACCCTGACGCTGCTGTGCCTGGTCCTCCTCGCCTCCGCCGCTTCCCCCCTGCTGGCCCAGGTGGGCACGCTGATCGAGAAGGTCGAGATCCGGGGCAACCACCGCATCCCCCAGGACACCATCTTCTACTACATCATGACCCGGTCCGGCGACGTCTTCGACCAGGACAAGATCCTCATCGATTTCAAGGCGCTCCACAAGACCAACCTGTTCAAGAACATCAAAGTGGACGTCTCCGACGGCGAGACGGGTCGGATTGTCACCTTCATTGTCGAAGAGAAGCCCATCATCCGGTCGATCGCCTACGAGGGTGTGAAATCGTTCAAGCAGTCGGACATCCTTGACAAGTTCAGCGAGGAGAAGCTGGGCCTGACGGTGGACTCCCCTTACGAGCCCACCAAGATCAAGAAGGCCGAGAACATCATCCAGAACCTGCTGGTGCTCAACGGGCGGCCGCTCGGCACCGTCACCACCGCCGTGGAGGAGATCCCCCCCAATTCGGTGAAAATCGTCTTCCAGGTCGCCGAGGGGGAAAAAGTCCGCATCGGCAAGATTCGTTTCACCGGCAACACGGTATTCGACAACGGCGACCTCAAGGACGCGCTCAAACTCAGCAAGGAGCGCGGCCTGATCAGCATGTTCAAGGGCACCGATAAGTACCACAAGGACAAGCTCCTCTATGACCTTGAGGAAAACGTCAAGTCCCTGTATCAGGAGCACGGCTACCTGGACATGAAATACGGCCAGCCCGAGGTGGAGATCGTCGAGGGACCCCGAGGCTTCCTGCCGCTCCTGCGCAAGACGAAGAAGCAGTTTTACATCACCGTGCCCATCGACGAGGGGGCGCAGTATCGGGTCAACAGCCTCGAGTTCGAGGGCAACACCCTGTTCACCGACGAACAGCTCCTGCCCCTGATCGGCCTGAGGAAGGGCGATGTCGCCAACTACAAGGCCATCAAGGAAGGCATGGACACCATCAAGAAGATCCACGGGATGCAGGGGTATATCGATTTCGACATCCAACCGAAACTCAAGACTGACCAGCCGAACCGCCTGGCGGACGTCACCTTCACGGTGGAGCAGGGCAAGCAGTACCGGGTCAACAAGATCGAGTTCTTCGGCAACACCCGCACCCGCGACAAAGTGCTCCGGCGCGAGTTCGTGCTGGTGGAGCAGGAGACGTTCTCCCAGACTCTCCTGGACATCAGCATCCAGCGGCTGAACCAGCTCGGGCTCTTCGAAAAGCTCGAGGAGAAGGATTACGAGATCAAGCGCAATCCCCAGGAAGCCACGGTCGACATCAACCTGACCGTCTCCGAGAAGGGGCAGCAGTCCATCGGCCTCACCGGCGGCATCAGCGGCTACCAGGGCACGTTCGTCGGCATCAACTACAGCACCAACAACTTCCTGGGCTATGGCGACAAGTTGATGTTCGACGCCATCTTCGGCACGCGAATCGTCAACTTCTCCTTCGCCTTCACCGACCCGTACTTTCTGGACACCAACTCGCTGTTCGGATTCTCGGTCTACAACCGCCGCTACCGCTACGATGTCAACGACTACACGTACTATTACCAGACCAGCGACGCAGTCCAGCTCTACGTCCGCAAGACCACCGGTTTCAGCCTGACCTTCGGGCGGCAACTGTGGCGCTTCTGGCGGTACTACATCTCCTATGAGTTGGAGAATATCTCTTTCCCGCCGGACGAGATCAACGAGGATTACTACTACCTGGTCGAGGCGCAGCTCTTCGGTATCAACCCGGGGTTGCCCATCGACGAGGCGCTGGCCGGGCTGATCCGGTCGCAGGTTTCGCTGCGCCTGTCCCAGAACACCACCGATGACTTCTTCTTCCCCACCCGCGGGCGGGAGCTGGATCTCGGGGTGGCCTTCTCCGGCGGGCCGCTGCAGGGCGACTTCAACGTGATCCGGCCATACGTGGACATGAAGTTCTTCTTCCGCGACCCCTTCCTGTTCAAGGGCCGCAATGTGTTCGGCTTCCACGGCCGGGCCCAGTTTGTCGCCCCGTTCGGCGACACGCAGGCCGTTCCGTTCTTCGAGCGGTATTTCATGGGCGGCGACCAGGACCTGCGCGGCTTCGACATTCGGGGCGTGAGCCCGTACGCAGTGGTCTCGACCATCGCCAAGGACAACGAGGGGAATCCGCTGATCGATTTCGAAACCGGCTTGCCGCGACGGACGGACCAGGTTCTGCCCATCGGCGGCGATATCGCCTTCATGGGCCAGGCCGAGTACCGCATCCCCATCGCCGGACCGGTCAGCATCGCGCTGTTCGCCGACGCCGGACTCTCGACGGTGACTCAGTACGACAAACTGGGCTTCTCCGAGAGCACCAACGTCTACCTGATCTCGAGCACGAACGGCAAGTGGCGGGCGTCCACCGGTGCGGAGCTTCAATTCATGCTGCCCATGGTCAACGCGCCGTTCCGGCTGATCTTCGCCTACAACCCGCTCCGCCTCACCGAAATTTTCCGGACCAAGGACCAGCAGTACAGCTACAACGAACCGGAGACCAACATCCAATTCACGATCGGCAAGAGCTTCTAA
- a CDS encoding OmpH family outer membrane protein, with product MKQLKYILLAVLILSLGAFAGAQAKLGFVDSNRAVVSTDEGKAEYQKITDWAQKQDGSLGELRKQIEEKQIQLRNQQNMLTDDKREELAKELDRLETEFKRRGEDLKREYARRLDEFGKKMDKKITPLFNKFAQDNGYTMILYLNPQIVAYYDPSIDVTDQIIKLYNQAYPYTPQP from the coding sequence ATGAAGCAGTTGAAGTACATCCTGTTAGCGGTGCTGATCCTCAGCCTCGGCGCCTTCGCCGGCGCCCAGGCCAAGCTCGGTTTCGTCGATTCCAACCGCGCGGTCGTCAGCACGGACGAGGGGAAGGCGGAATACCAGAAAATCACCGACTGGGCCCAGAAGCAGGACGGATCCCTGGGGGAACTGCGCAAGCAGATCGAGGAGAAGCAGATCCAGCTGCGCAACCAGCAGAACATGCTGACTGATGACAAGCGGGAGGAACTGGCCAAGGAGCTGGACCGCCTCGAGACCGAGTTCAAACGCCGGGGCGAGGACCTGAAGCGCGAATACGCCCGCCGGCTTGACGAGTTCGGCAAGAAGATGGACAAGAAGATCACCCCCCTGTTCAACAAGTTCGCCCAGGACAACGGCTACACCATGATCCTGTACCTCAATCCGCAGATTGTGGCCTACTACGACCCGAGCATCGACGTGACCGACCAGATCATCAAGCTCTACAACCAGGCGTATCCCTACACGCCGCAGCCTTAG
- the fabZ gene encoding 3-hydroxyacyl-ACP dehydratase FabZ has product MKWLPHRYPFLLVDRIVELEPGVRIKGLKNVTFNEPFFQGHFPGAPVMPGVLILEAMAQTGGVLAMSTRCKSESGNLVYFMGIDKARFRRPVVPGDQLVMTCEVIKLKSRTCQMAGQAFVDGELACEAEFLSMIMEGQR; this is encoded by the coding sequence ATGAAATGGCTGCCGCATCGGTATCCCTTCCTGCTGGTGGACCGCATCGTGGAACTGGAACCCGGCGTCCGGATCAAGGGCCTGAAAAACGTCACCTTCAACGAGCCGTTCTTCCAGGGGCATTTTCCGGGCGCGCCGGTCATGCCGGGCGTGCTGATTCTGGAAGCCATGGCCCAGACCGGCGGCGTGCTGGCGATGTCCACCCGCTGCAAGAGCGAGAGCGGCAACCTGGTCTACTTCATGGGCATCGACAAAGCCCGCTTCCGCCGGCCGGTAGTGCCCGGCGACCAGCTCGTCATGACGTGCGAGGTGATCAAGCTCAAATCGCGAACCTGCCAGATGGCCGGCCAGGCGTTCGTGGACGGCGAGCTGGCCTGCGAAGCCGAGTTTCTCTCCATGATCATGGAAGGGCAGCGATGA
- the lpxA gene encoding acyl-ACP--UDP-N-acetylglucosamine O-acyltransferase yields MSSVHPSAVLTGQVELAEDVTIGPFVAIQGPAVIGRGTIIDAHCRLEGPIRIGEGNHVFPFCSLGSAPQDISYKGEPTELVIGDHNLIREFATFNRGTVKGGGITRVGSHCLFMAYSHIAHDCIVEDHVVFANGATLGGHVSVGFRSTVGAFTGVHQFCRIGPYAFVGGYSVITRDALPFVKTVGERNHAAIYGINSIGLQRLGFPKERIETLQRAYRLLFRQTSNLGQGLTNLREHLPVEGDVKILVDFIESSKRGVIR; encoded by the coding sequence ATGAGCAGCGTGCATCCGTCCGCGGTCCTGACGGGCCAGGTGGAGTTGGCCGAAGACGTCACCATCGGGCCGTTTGTCGCCATTCAGGGGCCGGCCGTGATCGGGCGCGGCACCATCATCGACGCCCACTGCCGCTTGGAGGGACCCATCCGGATCGGGGAGGGGAACCATGTCTTTCCGTTCTGCTCGCTGGGCTCCGCGCCTCAGGACATCTCGTACAAGGGTGAGCCCACCGAACTGGTCATCGGCGACCACAACCTGATCCGGGAGTTCGCCACCTTCAACCGGGGCACCGTCAAGGGGGGCGGCATCACCCGGGTGGGCAGCCATTGCCTGTTCATGGCCTACTCCCACATCGCCCATGACTGCATCGTCGAAGACCATGTCGTGTTCGCCAACGGCGCCACGCTGGGCGGTCACGTGAGCGTCGGCTTCCGGAGCACAGTGGGCGCGTTCACCGGCGTACACCAGTTCTGCCGGATCGGCCCTTACGCCTTCGTAGGCGGCTACTCGGTCATCACCCGCGACGCGCTGCCGTTCGTGAAGACCGTCGGCGAGCGTAACCACGCGGCGATATACGGCATCAACTCCATCGGACTCCAGCGGCTCGGCTTCCCCAAGGAGCGCATTGAAACCCTGCAACGGGCGTACCGGCTGCTCTTCCGTCAGACCTCCAACCTGGGGCAGGGACTGACCAACCTCAGGGAGCACCTGCCGGTCGAGGGCGACGTGAAGATTCTGGTGGATTTCATCGAGTCGTCCAAACGGGGCGTGATCCGATGA
- a CDS encoding LpxI family protein, with translation MSEPLPERLGLIAGGGEFPRMIARQCRQLGIPCHVAAIRDEADPAIAEDAASIQWLGIGKLGRLIRFFKDAGVTRAIMAGYVQHVRIFGRDRPDLRAISLLGRLPRRNTDEILGALADELGREGVQVVDSTLLLRDLVPPAGLLTRRAPDRQERIDLEYGLATAREIARLDLGQTVVVCRRVVVAVETLEGTDATIERAAALTRNEKLTVVKVSKPDQDMRFDVPLIGARTVEVLTRNRVSAMAVDAGRSLMLDKADVLQRLDTAGIALVGVAAPAVTLPAKW, from the coding sequence ATGAGCGAACCGCTGCCGGAACGGCTGGGACTGATCGCGGGGGGCGGGGAGTTCCCCCGGATGATCGCCCGGCAGTGCCGGCAGTTGGGCATCCCCTGTCACGTGGCCGCCATCCGGGACGAGGCCGATCCCGCCATCGCCGAGGATGCCGCTTCGATCCAGTGGCTGGGGATCGGCAAGCTGGGCCGGCTGATCCGATTCTTCAAAGACGCGGGCGTGACCCGGGCCATCATGGCCGGGTATGTCCAGCATGTGCGCATCTTTGGGCGGGACCGTCCGGACCTGCGGGCCATCAGCCTGCTGGGGCGGCTGCCGCGCCGGAACACCGACGAGATCCTCGGTGCGCTGGCCGACGAGCTGGGTCGCGAGGGCGTGCAGGTGGTGGACTCCACCTTGCTCTTGCGGGACCTGGTGCCGCCGGCGGGTCTGCTGACGCGGCGGGCGCCCGACCGCCAGGAGCGGATCGACCTGGAGTACGGGCTGGCCACCGCCCGCGAGATCGCCCGGCTGGACTTGGGCCAGACCGTCGTGGTCTGCCGGCGGGTGGTGGTGGCGGTGGAGACGCTCGAGGGCACCGACGCCACCATCGAGCGGGCCGCCGCGCTCACCCGGAACGAGAAACTGACGGTGGTCAAGGTGAGCAAGCCCGACCAGGACATGCGGTTCGACGTGCCCCTCATCGGCGCCCGCACCGTCGAGGTGCTGACGCGGAACCGGGTGTCGGCCATGGCGGTGGACGCCGGCCGCAGCTTGATGCTGGACAAGGCGGATGTGCTGCAACGGCTGGATACCGCGGGGATCGCCCTGGTGGGCGTGGCGGCGCCGGCAGTGACGCTCCCGGCGAAGTGGTGA